Proteins from a genomic interval of Oncorhynchus clarkii lewisi isolate Uvic-CL-2024 chromosome 15, UVic_Ocla_1.0, whole genome shotgun sequence:
- the LOC139366983 gene encoding high affinity 3',5'-cyclic-AMP phosphodiesterase 7A-like isoform X1 — protein sequence MCQYFSRTTGLVCYQLPVLPLDRPVPKHVLSRRGAISFSSSSSLFGAPDPRQLSQRRGAISYDSSDQTALYIRMLGACVIFKQLFPRDVRVRSQVGFEPEGRGSYPYLCIDFRTLHSCSESTSASSLIPGPGFISAGPVSGRRLRRLLSFQRYLHSSRLLWGTTHLNPLHILDEDYIGQAKCMLERVGSWNFDIFLFDRLTNGNSLVTMTFHLLNQYGLLELFQLDMVKLWRFLVMVQEDYHSLNPYHNAVHAADVTQAMYCYLREPKLAKSLTSCDILLGLLAAATHDLDHPGVNQPFLIKTNHYLAKLYRNSSVLENHHWRSAVGLLRETGLFSHLPAEEGLKMERQLGSLILATDISRQNEYLGKFRTHLNQDDLCLSNASHRHFILQMALKCADICNPCRPWELSKQWSEKVTQEFFHQGDIEKKHKLEVSPLCDSQRNSMGNIQIGFMTYVVEPLFAEWGRFSDTRLSQTMLGHLGLNKASWGGLVQQERPSSPDELEPSSPASVTMPTPAITESEPESASAVEPTATATGATNSKEIPQGRKES from the exons AGACGAGGGGCCATCTCGTATGACAGCTCAGATCAGACTGCTCTGTACATTCGTATGCTCG GGGCTTGTGTTATATTCAAACAGCTGTTCCCAA GAGATGTTCGAGTGAGAAGTCAGGTAGGATTTGAACCAGAAGGAAGAGGTTCCTATCCGTACCTGTGCATTGACTTCCGGACCCTACACT CCTGCTCAGAATCCACCTCAGCCTCTAGTCTTATCCCTGGTCCTGGCTTCATCTCGGCTGGGCCCGTGTCTGGTAGGCGGCTCCGCAGACTGCTCAGCTTCCAGAGATACCTGCACTCGTCCCGTCTGCTCTGGGGAACAACCCACCTCAACCCCCTCCACATCCTGGATGAGGACTACATTGGACAGGCCAAG TGTATGCTGGAAAGGGTCGGGAGCTGGAATTTTGACATTTTCCTCTTCGACAGATTAACGAATG GAAACAGCCTGGTGACGATGACCTTCCACCTCCTGAACCAGTATGGTCTGCTGGAGCTGTTTCAGCTGGACATGGTGAAGCTGTGGCGCTTCTTGGTCATGGTGCAGGAGGACTACCACAGCCTCAACCCCTACCACAACGCTGTGCACGCTGCTGACGTCACACAGGCCATGTACTGCTACCTGCGAGAACCCAAG CTGGCCAAGTCCCTGACGTCCTGTGACATCCTCCTGGGCCTGCTAGCAGCTGCTACTCATGACCTGGACCACCCGGGAGTCAACCAGCCTTTCCTCATCAAGACCAACCACTACCTGGCCAAGCTCTACAGG AACTCCTCTGTTCTGGAGAACCACCACTGGCGGTCTGCAGTAGGTCTGCTCAGAGAGACTGGCCTGTTCTCCCACCTGCCTGCTGAGGAAGG GCTGAAGATGGAGCGCCAGCTGGGATCTCTGATCCTGGCCACTGACATCAGCAGACAGAACGAGTACCTGGGGAAGTTCAGAACACACCTGAACCAGGATGACCTGTGCCTGAGCAACGCCAGCCACCGACACTTCATCCTCCAG ATGGCTCTGAAGTGTGCGGACATATGCAACCCCTGCAGACCCTGGGAGCTGAGCAAACAGTGGAGCGAGAAAGTGACTCAAGAGTTTTTTCACCAAG GAGACATTGAGAAGAAGCACAAACTTGAAGTCAGTCCACTGTGTGATAGCCAGAGAAACTCAATGGGAAACATTCAGATTG GCTTCATGACGTATGTGGTGGAGCCTCTGTTTGCCGAGTGGGGTCGGTTCTCTGACACACGTCTGTCCCAGACCATGCTGGGCCACCTGGGGCTGAACAAGGCCAGCTGGGGTGGGTTAGTACAGCAGGAGCGGCCGTCGAGCCCCGACGAGCTGGAACCTAGCAGCCCTGCTTCCGTCACCATGCCAACGCCTGCCATCACTGAGTCAGAACCAGAGTCTGCCTCTGCTGTGGAACCCACAGCAACAGCCACAGGAGCAACCAACTCCAAAGAAATACCTCAGGGAAGGAAAGAGTCCTGA
- the LOC139366983 gene encoding high affinity 3',5'-cyclic-AMP phosphodiesterase 7A-like isoform X2, whose translation MEVCYQLPVLPLDRPVPKHVLSRRGAISFSSSSSLFGAPDPRQLSQRRGAISYDSSDQTALYIRMLGACVIFKQLFPRDVRVRSQVGFEPEGRGSYPYLCIDFRTLHSCSESTSASSLIPGPGFISAGPVSGRRLRRLLSFQRYLHSSRLLWGTTHLNPLHILDEDYIGQAKCMLERVGSWNFDIFLFDRLTNGNSLVTMTFHLLNQYGLLELFQLDMVKLWRFLVMVQEDYHSLNPYHNAVHAADVTQAMYCYLREPKLAKSLTSCDILLGLLAAATHDLDHPGVNQPFLIKTNHYLAKLYRNSSVLENHHWRSAVGLLRETGLFSHLPAEEGLKMERQLGSLILATDISRQNEYLGKFRTHLNQDDLCLSNASHRHFILQMALKCADICNPCRPWELSKQWSEKVTQEFFHQGDIEKKHKLEVSPLCDSQRNSMGNIQIGFMTYVVEPLFAEWGRFSDTRLSQTMLGHLGLNKASWGGLVQQERPSSPDELEPSSPASVTMPTPAITESEPESASAVEPTATATGATNSKEIPQGRKES comes from the exons AGACGAGGGGCCATCTCGTATGACAGCTCAGATCAGACTGCTCTGTACATTCGTATGCTCG GGGCTTGTGTTATATTCAAACAGCTGTTCCCAA GAGATGTTCGAGTGAGAAGTCAGGTAGGATTTGAACCAGAAGGAAGAGGTTCCTATCCGTACCTGTGCATTGACTTCCGGACCCTACACT CCTGCTCAGAATCCACCTCAGCCTCTAGTCTTATCCCTGGTCCTGGCTTCATCTCGGCTGGGCCCGTGTCTGGTAGGCGGCTCCGCAGACTGCTCAGCTTCCAGAGATACCTGCACTCGTCCCGTCTGCTCTGGGGAACAACCCACCTCAACCCCCTCCACATCCTGGATGAGGACTACATTGGACAGGCCAAG TGTATGCTGGAAAGGGTCGGGAGCTGGAATTTTGACATTTTCCTCTTCGACAGATTAACGAATG GAAACAGCCTGGTGACGATGACCTTCCACCTCCTGAACCAGTATGGTCTGCTGGAGCTGTTTCAGCTGGACATGGTGAAGCTGTGGCGCTTCTTGGTCATGGTGCAGGAGGACTACCACAGCCTCAACCCCTACCACAACGCTGTGCACGCTGCTGACGTCACACAGGCCATGTACTGCTACCTGCGAGAACCCAAG CTGGCCAAGTCCCTGACGTCCTGTGACATCCTCCTGGGCCTGCTAGCAGCTGCTACTCATGACCTGGACCACCCGGGAGTCAACCAGCCTTTCCTCATCAAGACCAACCACTACCTGGCCAAGCTCTACAGG AACTCCTCTGTTCTGGAGAACCACCACTGGCGGTCTGCAGTAGGTCTGCTCAGAGAGACTGGCCTGTTCTCCCACCTGCCTGCTGAGGAAGG GCTGAAGATGGAGCGCCAGCTGGGATCTCTGATCCTGGCCACTGACATCAGCAGACAGAACGAGTACCTGGGGAAGTTCAGAACACACCTGAACCAGGATGACCTGTGCCTGAGCAACGCCAGCCACCGACACTTCATCCTCCAG ATGGCTCTGAAGTGTGCGGACATATGCAACCCCTGCAGACCCTGGGAGCTGAGCAAACAGTGGAGCGAGAAAGTGACTCAAGAGTTTTTTCACCAAG GAGACATTGAGAAGAAGCACAAACTTGAAGTCAGTCCACTGTGTGATAGCCAGAGAAACTCAATGGGAAACATTCAGATTG GCTTCATGACGTATGTGGTGGAGCCTCTGTTTGCCGAGTGGGGTCGGTTCTCTGACACACGTCTGTCCCAGACCATGCTGGGCCACCTGGGGCTGAACAAGGCCAGCTGGGGTGGGTTAGTACAGCAGGAGCGGCCGTCGAGCCCCGACGAGCTGGAACCTAGCAGCCCTGCTTCCGTCACCATGCCAACGCCTGCCATCACTGAGTCAGAACCAGAGTCTGCCTCTGCTGTGGAACCCACAGCAACAGCCACAGGAGCAACCAACTCCAAAGAAATACCTCAGGGAAGGAAAGAGTCCTGA
- the LOC139366983 gene encoding high affinity 3',5'-cyclic-AMP phosphodiesterase 7A-like isoform X5 encodes MEVCYQLPVLPLDRPVPKHVLSRRGAISFSSSSSLFGAPDPRQLSQRRGAISYDSSDQTALYIRMLGDVRVRSQVGFEPEGRGSYPYLCIDFRTLHSCSESTSASSLIPGPGFISAGPVSGRRLRRLLSFQRYLHSSRLLWGTTHLNPLHILDEDYIGQAKCMLERVGSWNFDIFLFDRLTNGNSLVTMTFHLLNQYGLLELFQLDMVKLWRFLVMVQEDYHSLNPYHNAVHAADVTQAMYCYLREPKLAKSLTSCDILLGLLAAATHDLDHPGVNQPFLIKTNHYLAKLYRNSSVLENHHWRSAVGLLRETGLFSHLPAEEGLKMERQLGSLILATDISRQNEYLGKFRTHLNQDDLCLSNASHRHFILQMALKCADICNPCRPWELSKQWSEKVTQEFFHQGDIEKKHKLEVSPLCDSQRNSMGNIQIGFMTYVVEPLFAEWGRFSDTRLSQTMLGHLGLNKASWGGLVQQERPSSPDELEPSSPASVTMPTPAITESEPESASAVEPTATATGATNSKEIPQGRKES; translated from the exons AGACGAGGGGCCATCTCGTATGACAGCTCAGATCAGACTGCTCTGTACATTCGTATGCTCG GAGATGTTCGAGTGAGAAGTCAGGTAGGATTTGAACCAGAAGGAAGAGGTTCCTATCCGTACCTGTGCATTGACTTCCGGACCCTACACT CCTGCTCAGAATCCACCTCAGCCTCTAGTCTTATCCCTGGTCCTGGCTTCATCTCGGCTGGGCCCGTGTCTGGTAGGCGGCTCCGCAGACTGCTCAGCTTCCAGAGATACCTGCACTCGTCCCGTCTGCTCTGGGGAACAACCCACCTCAACCCCCTCCACATCCTGGATGAGGACTACATTGGACAGGCCAAG TGTATGCTGGAAAGGGTCGGGAGCTGGAATTTTGACATTTTCCTCTTCGACAGATTAACGAATG GAAACAGCCTGGTGACGATGACCTTCCACCTCCTGAACCAGTATGGTCTGCTGGAGCTGTTTCAGCTGGACATGGTGAAGCTGTGGCGCTTCTTGGTCATGGTGCAGGAGGACTACCACAGCCTCAACCCCTACCACAACGCTGTGCACGCTGCTGACGTCACACAGGCCATGTACTGCTACCTGCGAGAACCCAAG CTGGCCAAGTCCCTGACGTCCTGTGACATCCTCCTGGGCCTGCTAGCAGCTGCTACTCATGACCTGGACCACCCGGGAGTCAACCAGCCTTTCCTCATCAAGACCAACCACTACCTGGCCAAGCTCTACAGG AACTCCTCTGTTCTGGAGAACCACCACTGGCGGTCTGCAGTAGGTCTGCTCAGAGAGACTGGCCTGTTCTCCCACCTGCCTGCTGAGGAAGG GCTGAAGATGGAGCGCCAGCTGGGATCTCTGATCCTGGCCACTGACATCAGCAGACAGAACGAGTACCTGGGGAAGTTCAGAACACACCTGAACCAGGATGACCTGTGCCTGAGCAACGCCAGCCACCGACACTTCATCCTCCAG ATGGCTCTGAAGTGTGCGGACATATGCAACCCCTGCAGACCCTGGGAGCTGAGCAAACAGTGGAGCGAGAAAGTGACTCAAGAGTTTTTTCACCAAG GAGACATTGAGAAGAAGCACAAACTTGAAGTCAGTCCACTGTGTGATAGCCAGAGAAACTCAATGGGAAACATTCAGATTG GCTTCATGACGTATGTGGTGGAGCCTCTGTTTGCCGAGTGGGGTCGGTTCTCTGACACACGTCTGTCCCAGACCATGCTGGGCCACCTGGGGCTGAACAAGGCCAGCTGGGGTGGGTTAGTACAGCAGGAGCGGCCGTCGAGCCCCGACGAGCTGGAACCTAGCAGCCCTGCTTCCGTCACCATGCCAACGCCTGCCATCACTGAGTCAGAACCAGAGTCTGCCTCTGCTGTGGAACCCACAGCAACAGCCACAGGAGCAACCAACTCCAAAGAAATACCTCAGGGAAGGAAAGAGTCCTGA